From a region of the Corallococcus coralloides DSM 2259 genome:
- a CDS encoding HPP family protein has product MCRSPEFQNLVSRAITLFPEDTVLGALQQMYRHGVHVLPVVEGRGGDLLGEVTEDELHRVARRRPLARLAEILTVKALAAPEETTVETAAPLRLAASSGWLH; this is encoded by the coding sequence ATGTGCCGCAGCCCTGAGTTCCAGAACCTCGTCTCCCGCGCCATCACCCTGTTCCCGGAGGACACCGTCCTGGGAGCGCTCCAGCAGATGTACCGCCACGGCGTGCACGTGCTGCCCGTGGTGGAGGGGCGTGGGGGCGACCTGCTGGGCGAGGTGACTGAGGACGAACTGCACCGCGTGGCCCGCCGCCGCCCGCTGGCCCGGCTGGCTGAAATTCTGACCGTGAAGGCTCTGGCCGCGCCGGAAGAAACGACCGTGGAGACGGCCGCCCCGCTGCGCCTGGCGGCCTCCAGCGGCTGGCTGCACTGA
- a CDS encoding nucleotidyltransferase family protein: MKAVAIILAAGKARRMSHPKALIEHEGGKSFLQSLASTFGKAGCGVLGVVGSDEAAVREQHPSLELVTSPNWERSLLSSVKAGLEAAMAEDADVVLVHPVDMPALRVTTVKSMLKDMERGGTEGIMALRPEYDNATGWPVVLSKGAARKLLEAEGEDLEAALKVINPRRLNVKDPGVIVNINTPEIYGRVFSMEPKLAPPPKRRMKRAGASNGSGADTTPASYAASSEE; the protein is encoded by the coding sequence ATGAAGGCAGTGGCGATCATCCTGGCGGCGGGCAAGGCCCGGCGGATGTCCCACCCCAAGGCGCTCATCGAGCATGAAGGGGGCAAGAGCTTCCTTCAGTCGCTGGCGTCCACCTTCGGAAAGGCGGGGTGCGGGGTGCTGGGCGTGGTGGGCAGCGACGAGGCCGCGGTGCGCGAGCAGCACCCGAGCCTGGAGCTGGTGACGAGTCCGAACTGGGAGCGCAGCCTGCTCTCGTCGGTGAAGGCCGGGTTGGAGGCGGCCATGGCCGAGGACGCGGACGTGGTGCTGGTGCATCCGGTGGACATGCCCGCGCTGCGGGTCACCACCGTGAAGTCCATGCTCAAGGACATGGAGCGCGGCGGCACCGAGGGAATCATGGCGCTCAGGCCGGAGTACGACAACGCCACGGGCTGGCCGGTGGTGCTGTCGAAGGGCGCGGCGCGCAAGCTCCTGGAGGCGGAGGGCGAGGACCTGGAGGCGGCGCTCAAGGTCATCAATCCGCGCCGCCTGAACGTGAAGGACCCCGGCGTCATCGTGAACATCAACACGCCTGAAATCTACGGGCGCGTCTTCAGCATGGAGCCCAAGCTGGCTCCACCGCCCAAGCGGCGCATGAAGCGCGCGGGCGCGTCCAACGGCTCCGGGGCGGACACCACCCCGGCGTCCTACGCGGCGTCGTCGGAGGAGTAG
- a CDS encoding OmpA/MotB family protein encodes MDDARTTAALGRWRWLPWGLLAVAVVVASTGAWLGSRSLHALETRSEQLEREASESETHVAQLQTLRQAMERRLRALERQQQAQEWGGAAAELQAKSAEAQRTKREAALETLGRTLQDALQAGDVAVALEDDALRVEVSERILFAPATTSLTPEGAGVLKQAAAVLRGPLADHRVAVEAHTDEVLPTAPGAPATTAWELSAARAVVVVRQLGEREGLAPERLSATGHAAYRPLVPNDSPPHRASNRRVTLRLSPTPVTPESAAVARTEPPPRPMKRLVKAKAKKTAQR; translated from the coding sequence ATGGACGACGCGCGAACGACAGCAGCGCTCGGACGCTGGCGGTGGCTGCCCTGGGGGCTGCTGGCCGTCGCGGTGGTGGTGGCCTCCACGGGCGCGTGGCTGGGCTCGCGCTCGCTCCACGCGCTGGAGACCCGGAGCGAGCAGTTGGAGCGCGAAGCCTCCGAGTCGGAGACCCACGTCGCGCAATTGCAGACGCTCCGTCAGGCCATGGAGCGGCGGCTGCGCGCGCTGGAGCGTCAGCAGCAGGCGCAGGAGTGGGGCGGCGCCGCCGCGGAGCTCCAGGCGAAGAGCGCGGAGGCGCAGCGCACGAAGCGCGAGGCGGCGCTCGAGACGCTGGGCAGGACGCTGCAGGACGCGCTCCAGGCGGGCGACGTGGCCGTGGCGCTGGAGGACGACGCCCTGCGCGTGGAGGTGTCCGAGCGCATCCTCTTCGCGCCCGCCACCACGTCGCTCACGCCGGAGGGCGCTGGCGTGTTGAAGCAGGCCGCGGCGGTGCTCCGGGGGCCGCTCGCCGACCACCGCGTGGCAGTGGAGGCCCACACCGACGAGGTGCTCCCCACCGCGCCCGGCGCGCCTGCCACCACCGCGTGGGAGCTGTCCGCCGCGCGGGCCGTGGTGGTGGTGCGGCAGCTGGGCGAGCGCGAGGGACTGGCTCCAGAGCGGCTGAGCGCCACGGGCCACGCCGCGTACCGGCCGCTGGTGCCCAACGACAGCCCGCCCCACCGCGCCAGCAACCGGCGCGTCACGCTGCGGCTGTCCCCCACGCCGGTGACGCCGGAGAGCGCGGCCGTGGCGCGCACGGAGCCGCCGCCGCGGCCCATGAAGCGCCTGGTGAAGGCCAAGGCGAAGAAGACGGCGCAGCGCTGA
- a CDS encoding PAS domain-containing protein, translating into MSEPTGTFLAESTPVPQEWLRTVLHLLPVGVVIVDTAGRLLAANAAASALWGQDALARMQLEQFGTFEAYWPGTGRRLRGEEWAVARTLRTRQTVSNEEVDIVGKDGARRTILNSSAPLYSAESGLVGAVNINVDITERKATERAEFFVSEASRLLAESLDWETTLKAVARLATLEWADYCMVDVLGPDGELHRLALSAKDPRKQSLLDQTLPFPPKTGSDTPLGRAFARGKPVLVADITPTWLDAVSLSPEHHRLLEALAPRSSMLLPLAVGRRRFGIINLVSASPARRYTKRDLGYATEFARRAALAVESARLYREAREALRERDASAAMLESFFAASPVGMGFVNQDLRYVQLNKVIAENNGIPLEKHLGLTPRELMGPAGGPIEDLLRQVLESKEAVVDDPVEYVKGPEPRTFLATYFPVRSGEELLGVGGVVREITEQRRMETHLRFLTDATTRLATSLDWRTTVRNVAELVVAQMADYCLVDMLGEDGQHLERVERRAVDDRLQAQLEKSMPYAPQPGAHTLLRKVLETGRSELVAEVDENAMRAFAVNEVHREVLEGLRPRSVMVVPLMARGRTLGIVSAATCSPTRRFSTRDLSQLEDLAWRAALAVDNARLYRQAEQAVAARDEFVAVATHELRTPLSALHLQLSSLQRTVDKLASDESERLAQGLSGALRQADRLARLVAHLFDVARLGTGQMALELGAVELSSLVHALVARMEEALATAGCVAVVHADQPVVALADRPRVEQVLMNLLTNAMKYAPGLPVELYVERDGEQAIIAVRDWGPGIPPEARERIFERFTRNSGEHARASLGLGLYISRQLARAHGGDLFVEAPPEGGPGSRFVLRLPRWKKPSGAAPG; encoded by the coding sequence ATGTCCGAGCCGACTGGCACCTTTCTGGCGGAGTCCACACCCGTGCCGCAGGAGTGGCTGCGCACGGTGTTGCACCTGCTGCCGGTGGGGGTGGTCATCGTGGACACGGCGGGCCGCCTGCTCGCGGCCAACGCCGCCGCGAGCGCGCTGTGGGGCCAGGACGCGCTGGCGCGGATGCAGCTGGAGCAGTTCGGCACCTTCGAGGCGTACTGGCCGGGCACGGGCAGGCGCCTGCGCGGCGAGGAGTGGGCCGTGGCGCGCACGCTGCGCACCCGGCAGACCGTCTCCAACGAGGAGGTGGACATCGTCGGGAAGGACGGCGCGCGCCGCACCATCCTCAACTCCTCGGCGCCGCTGTACTCGGCGGAGAGCGGGCTGGTGGGCGCGGTGAATATCAACGTGGACATCACCGAGCGCAAGGCCACCGAGCGCGCGGAGTTCTTCGTCAGCGAGGCGAGCCGGCTGCTCGCCGAGTCCCTGGACTGGGAGACGACGCTCAAGGCCGTGGCGCGGCTGGCCACGCTGGAGTGGGCGGACTACTGCATGGTGGACGTGCTGGGGCCGGACGGAGAGCTGCACCGGCTCGCGCTCAGCGCGAAGGACCCGCGGAAGCAGTCGCTGCTGGACCAGACCCTGCCCTTCCCACCGAAGACCGGCTCGGACACGCCGCTCGGCCGGGCGTTCGCGCGGGGCAAGCCCGTGCTCGTCGCGGACATCACGCCCACCTGGCTGGACGCGGTGTCCCTCTCGCCCGAGCACCACCGGCTGCTGGAGGCGCTGGCGCCGCGCTCGTCCATGCTGCTGCCCCTGGCGGTGGGGCGCCGGCGCTTCGGCATCATCAACCTGGTCTCCGCGTCGCCCGCGCGCCGCTACACGAAGCGGGACCTGGGCTACGCCACGGAGTTCGCGCGCCGCGCCGCGCTGGCGGTGGAGAGCGCCCGGCTGTACCGCGAGGCCCGCGAGGCCCTGCGCGAGCGCGACGCGTCCGCGGCCATGCTGGAGTCCTTCTTCGCCGCGTCGCCGGTGGGCATGGGCTTCGTGAACCAGGACCTGCGCTACGTGCAGCTCAACAAGGTCATCGCGGAGAACAACGGCATCCCCCTGGAGAAGCACCTGGGCCTCACGCCCCGCGAGCTGATGGGGCCGGCGGGCGGCCCCATCGAGGACCTCCTGCGCCAGGTGCTGGAGTCGAAGGAGGCCGTGGTGGACGACCCGGTGGAGTACGTGAAGGGCCCGGAGCCGCGCACCTTCCTGGCCACGTACTTCCCCGTGCGCTCCGGCGAGGAGCTCCTGGGCGTGGGCGGCGTGGTGCGCGAAATCACCGAACAGCGCCGCATGGAGACCCACCTGCGCTTCCTCACGGACGCCACCACCCGGCTGGCCACGTCCCTGGACTGGCGCACCACCGTGCGCAACGTGGCGGAGCTGGTGGTGGCGCAGATGGCGGACTACTGCCTGGTGGACATGCTGGGCGAGGACGGCCAGCACCTGGAGCGCGTGGAGCGCCGCGCCGTCGACGACAGGCTCCAGGCCCAGCTGGAGAAGTCCATGCCCTATGCGCCGCAGCCCGGCGCCCACACCCTCTTGCGCAAGGTGCTGGAGACGGGGCGCTCGGAGCTGGTGGCGGAGGTGGACGAAAACGCCATGCGCGCCTTCGCCGTCAACGAGGTGCACCGGGAGGTCCTGGAGGGGCTGCGCCCGCGCTCGGTGATGGTCGTCCCGCTGATGGCGCGCGGGCGCACGCTGGGCATCGTGAGCGCGGCGACGTGCTCGCCCACGCGGCGCTTCAGCACGCGGGATTTGTCACAGCTGGAGGACCTGGCCTGGCGCGCGGCGCTGGCCGTGGACAACGCGCGGCTGTACCGGCAGGCGGAGCAGGCCGTGGCCGCGCGCGACGAGTTCGTGGCGGTGGCGACGCACGAACTGCGCACGCCCCTGTCCGCGCTGCACCTGCAGCTGTCGTCGCTGCAGCGCACGGTGGACAAGCTCGCGTCGGATGAATCCGAGCGGCTGGCCCAGGGGCTGTCGGGGGCGCTCCGGCAGGCGGACCGGCTGGCGCGGCTGGTGGCGCACCTGTTCGACGTGGCCCGGCTGGGCACGGGGCAGATGGCGCTGGAGCTGGGCGCGGTGGAGCTGTCCTCGCTGGTGCACGCGCTGGTGGCGCGGATGGAGGAGGCGCTGGCCACCGCGGGCTGCGTGGCGGTGGTGCACGCGGACCAGCCGGTGGTGGCGCTGGCGGACCGGCCGCGCGTGGAGCAGGTGCTGATGAACCTGCTCACCAACGCGATGAAGTACGCGCCGGGTCTGCCGGTGGAGCTGTACGTGGAGCGCGACGGGGAGCAGGCCATCATCGCCGTGCGCGACTGGGGCCCCGGCATCCCCCCGGAGGCACGCGAGCGCATCTTCGAGCGCTTCACGCGCAACAGCGGCGAGCACGCGCGCGCCAGCCTGGGCCTGGGCCTCTACATCTCCCGGCAGCTCGCCCGAGCGCACGGCGGAGACCTGTTCGTGGAGGCGCCGCCAGAGGGCGGGCCCGGCTCGCGCTTCGTGCTGCGCCTGCCCCGGTGGAAGAAACCGTCCGGGGCGGCCCCCGGCTGA
- a CDS encoding haloacid dehalogenase-like hydrolase: MGIACVVLDFDGTFTDVLAEGEPFQKHFQDALYGVLGQDASQAWAEEVAALHEGVDQYGWEVAGRIVAPATADPYLTATCTAHRLLKRFGKGDDEALRTDTVQSLYREAYRHSATAFKAEAKEVLEALLATGLPVSVVTNAHTELVEAKLDKLAPKGRERLKVFGDARKFQLEDTEPKDARFDALPDALHLDGVLGRPVYLRRGRYFSALKRIWDATHTGPESTLVAGDIFELDLAMPAALGAHVQLVERANVMPYERAAVQRLGARGSADTSLRAILPRLR, from the coding sequence ATGGGAATCGCGTGCGTGGTGCTGGACTTCGATGGGACCTTCACGGACGTGCTGGCGGAGGGCGAGCCCTTCCAGAAGCACTTCCAGGACGCGCTGTACGGGGTGCTGGGGCAGGACGCGTCCCAGGCGTGGGCGGAGGAGGTCGCCGCGCTGCATGAGGGCGTGGACCAGTACGGCTGGGAGGTGGCGGGGCGCATCGTGGCGCCGGCCACCGCGGACCCCTACCTGACGGCCACCTGCACCGCGCACCGGCTGCTCAAGCGCTTCGGCAAGGGCGACGACGAAGCGCTGCGCACGGACACGGTGCAGTCGCTGTACCGCGAGGCGTACCGGCACTCGGCCACGGCCTTCAAGGCGGAGGCGAAGGAGGTGCTGGAGGCGCTGCTCGCCACGGGGCTGCCCGTGTCGGTGGTGACGAACGCGCACACGGAGCTGGTGGAGGCGAAGCTGGACAAGCTGGCCCCCAAGGGCCGCGAGCGGCTGAAGGTCTTCGGCGACGCGCGCAAGTTCCAGCTGGAGGACACGGAGCCGAAGGACGCGCGCTTCGACGCGCTGCCGGACGCGCTCCACCTGGACGGCGTGCTGGGCCGGCCGGTGTACCTGCGGCGCGGGCGCTACTTCTCCGCGCTCAAGCGCATCTGGGACGCCACGCACACGGGCCCGGAGTCCACGCTCGTCGCGGGTGACATCTTCGAATTGGACCTGGCCATGCCCGCCGCGCTGGGCGCGCACGTGCAACTGGTGGAGCGCGCCAACGTGATGCCCTACGAGCGCGCCGCCGTGCAGCGCCTGGGCGCGCGGGGCAGCGCGGACACGAGCCTGCGCGCCATCCTGCCCCGGCTGCGCTGA
- the atpA gene encoding F0F1 ATP synthase subunit alpha: MEIRADEISKIIREQIKDYGKKVTVAETGTVLTVGDGIARVYGLEGALAGELVEFTNGVQGLVLNLEEDNVGVAIMGEFKDIREGDSVKRTGQIASVPVGKALLGRVVNALGQPVDGKGPIEATEHRRLEVKAPGIVKRKSVHEPLQTGIKALDALVPVGRGQRELIIGDRQTGKTAVAIDAIINQKGLGVYCIYVAIGQKQSTVAQVVEKLTKHGAMEYTTVVAANASDPAPMQYFAPYAGVAIGEYFRDNKMHGLIVYDDLSKQAVAYRQLSLLLRRPPGREAYPGDVFYIHSRLLERAAKLSDEEGAGSLTALPIIETQAGDVSAYIPTNVISITDGQIFLETDLFFSGVRPAINVGLSVSRVGSAAQIKAMKQVAGSMKLELAQYRELAAFAQFGSDLDKATQETLARGARMVELLKQGQYEPLSVERQVIQIYAATNKDDAGKRGWIRQVPVGDVVRWMKEMLEFVDSKYPNIVSDLVAKRELTADIKANINKALTEFNDLFQATPGAKV, encoded by the coding sequence ATGGAAATCCGCGCCGACGAGATCAGCAAAATCATCCGGGAGCAGATCAAGGACTACGGCAAGAAGGTCACCGTCGCCGAGACCGGCACCGTGCTGACCGTGGGCGACGGTATCGCCCGTGTGTACGGCCTGGAGGGCGCGCTCGCCGGTGAGCTGGTGGAGTTCACCAACGGCGTGCAGGGCCTGGTCCTCAACCTGGAAGAGGACAACGTCGGCGTCGCCATCATGGGTGAGTTCAAGGACATCCGCGAGGGTGACTCCGTGAAGCGCACCGGGCAGATCGCCTCCGTGCCGGTGGGCAAGGCCCTGCTGGGCCGCGTGGTGAACGCGCTGGGTCAGCCGGTGGACGGCAAGGGCCCCATCGAGGCCACCGAGCACCGCCGCCTGGAGGTGAAGGCGCCCGGCATCGTGAAGCGCAAGTCCGTGCACGAGCCCCTGCAGACGGGCATCAAGGCGCTGGACGCGCTGGTGCCGGTGGGCCGCGGTCAGCGCGAGCTCATCATCGGTGACCGCCAGACGGGCAAGACGGCCGTCGCCATCGACGCCATCATCAACCAGAAGGGCCTGGGCGTTTACTGCATCTACGTCGCCATCGGGCAGAAGCAGTCCACCGTCGCGCAGGTGGTGGAGAAGCTGACCAAGCACGGCGCCATGGAGTACACGACGGTCGTCGCGGCGAACGCGTCCGACCCGGCGCCCATGCAGTACTTCGCGCCGTACGCGGGCGTCGCCATCGGCGAGTACTTCCGCGACAACAAGATGCACGGCCTCATCGTGTACGACGACCTCTCCAAGCAGGCCGTGGCGTACCGCCAGCTGTCCCTGCTCCTGCGCCGCCCGCCGGGCCGCGAGGCGTACCCCGGCGACGTGTTCTACATCCACAGCCGCCTGCTGGAGCGCGCCGCCAAGCTGTCCGACGAGGAGGGCGCGGGCTCCCTCACGGCGCTGCCCATCATCGAGACGCAGGCGGGTGACGTGTCCGCCTACATCCCGACGAACGTCATCTCCATCACCGACGGGCAGATCTTCCTGGAGACGGACCTGTTCTTCTCCGGCGTCCGTCCGGCCATCAACGTGGGCCTCTCCGTGTCGCGCGTGGGTTCCGCGGCGCAGATCAAGGCCATGAAGCAGGTCGCGGGCTCCATGAAGCTGGAGCTGGCGCAGTACCGCGAGCTGGCCGCCTTCGCCCAGTTCGGCTCCGACCTGGACAAGGCCACGCAGGAGACGCTGGCGCGCGGCGCCCGCATGGTGGAGCTGCTCAAGCAGGGCCAGTACGAGCCGCTCTCCGTCGAGCGTCAGGTCATCCAGATCTACGCCGCGACCAACAAGGACGACGCGGGCAAGCGCGGGTGGATCCGCCAGGTGCCGGTGGGTGACGTGGTCCGCTGGATGAAGGAGATGCTGGAGTTCGTGGACAGCAAGTACCCGAACATCGTCTCCGACCTGGTCGCCAAGCGCGAGCTGACCGCCGACATCAAGGCGAACATCAACAAGGCGCTGACCGAGTTCAACGACCTGTTCCAGGCGACCCCGGGCGCCAAGGTCTAG
- a CDS encoding PAS domain-containing sensor histidine kinase has protein sequence MPQPVFQRLPGALPTPGVPEETLPFLSALLNAPGWGVALVDGDSRLVWMNDLLASLCGRPAQLCVGRFLSEVWPGLASPLSPLLARAQSGERVAEELVSGRFGEVGTLRHLTVSAMPAAPGAPASGVLLLLRDSSARLREEAALRASEEHMRSIVEISCDGYFFHDRGQFLEISPGLGRLLGYYETAELIGRNILECVAPEFRAPARDVMDRGVEAPYELAVLHRDGRRIPVEVMGRPATFQGRSVRMGAVWDVSIRKAAEERIMRMEHFRDQFLDAAGDGFKAPLQSLQCDVLALQHAPSMPEGLTEQVGRVGAGVRRVERLIRQLLDFTRARLSNGLPVHPSSIHLGHLAERVLADRQRAHPGRDLRLVASGDLKGTWDGERLFQLMDSLVGNALHHGPASSSVVLQLTGRFDGVTVQVHDPDCRVPPEYQGTLFEPFKHRALCSADDGLGLSLFIVRQIALAHGGRISVESGAADGTRFIVWLPREDGPSSGV, from the coding sequence ATGCCGCAGCCTGTGTTCCAACGGCTTCCCGGAGCCCTTCCGACCCCGGGGGTTCCCGAGGAAACCCTGCCCTTCCTGAGTGCGTTGCTCAACGCGCCGGGTTGGGGGGTGGCGCTGGTGGATGGGGACTCCCGCCTCGTCTGGATGAACGACCTGCTGGCTTCGCTTTGCGGCCGCCCGGCGCAGCTGTGCGTGGGTCGCTTCCTGTCGGAGGTGTGGCCCGGCCTGGCGTCGCCGCTGTCGCCGCTGCTCGCGCGGGCGCAGTCCGGTGAGCGCGTGGCGGAGGAGCTGGTATCCGGCCGCTTCGGCGAGGTGGGCACGCTGCGCCACCTGACCGTGAGCGCCATGCCGGCGGCCCCTGGGGCGCCTGCGTCCGGCGTGCTGCTGCTCCTGCGGGACTCCTCCGCGCGCCTGCGCGAGGAGGCGGCCCTGCGCGCGAGCGAGGAGCACATGCGCTCCATCGTGGAGATCTCCTGCGACGGGTACTTCTTCCATGACCGCGGGCAGTTCCTGGAGATCAGCCCCGGCCTGGGGCGCCTCTTGGGCTATTACGAGACGGCGGAGCTGATTGGCCGGAACATCCTGGAGTGCGTGGCGCCGGAGTTCCGCGCCCCCGCGCGCGACGTGATGGACCGCGGCGTGGAGGCCCCGTACGAGCTGGCCGTGCTCCACCGCGACGGCCGCCGCATCCCCGTGGAGGTCATGGGCCGGCCGGCGACGTTCCAGGGCCGCTCGGTGCGCATGGGCGCGGTGTGGGACGTGAGCATCCGCAAGGCCGCCGAGGAGCGCATCATGCGGATGGAGCACTTCCGCGACCAGTTCCTGGACGCGGCGGGGGACGGCTTCAAGGCCCCGCTCCAGTCGCTCCAGTGCGACGTGCTCGCCCTCCAGCACGCTCCGTCGATGCCGGAAGGCCTGACCGAACAGGTAGGACGGGTGGGCGCGGGCGTGCGCCGGGTGGAACGGCTGATCCGCCAGCTCCTGGACTTCACCCGCGCCCGGCTGTCCAACGGCCTGCCCGTGCACCCCTCCTCCATCCACCTGGGACACCTGGCGGAGCGCGTGCTGGCGGACCGGCAGCGCGCCCACCCGGGCCGCGACCTGCGGCTCGTGGCCAGCGGCGACCTGAAGGGCACCTGGGATGGCGAGCGGCTCTTCCAGCTGATGGACTCCCTGGTGGGCAACGCCCTGCACCACGGCCCGGCGTCTTCATCCGTGGTGCTCCAACTGACGGGGCGCTTCGACGGGGTGACGGTGCAGGTGCACGACCCGGACTGCCGCGTGCCGCCGGAGTACCAGGGCACCCTCTTCGAGCCGTTCAAGCACCGCGCCCTGTGCTCCGCGGATGACGGGCTGGGGCTGTCGCTCTTCATCGTGCGGCAGATCGCCCTGGCCCACGGCGGGCGCATCTCCGTGGAGTCGGGGGCGGCGGACGGCACCCGCTTCATCGTGTGGCTGCCCCGCGAGGACGGCCCCTCCTCCGGCGTCTAG
- the atpH gene encoding ATP synthase F1 subunit delta translates to MVNVSIARRYARAILDVAAEGNRTDAVAEQLNAFAAVVGKSADLSDVLLNPAYSRAQRSSVVEALLQAMPAPAEPALANAVRLLVDRNRLGYLPDIARLYRDMADARAGRVRGQVTSAVPLSADAVAQLQQSLQQLTQRNVVLETKVDPALLGGVAAQVGGTLYDGSLRTQLEQMRRELK, encoded by the coding sequence ATGGTGAACGTCTCCATCGCCCGCCGCTACGCCCGCGCCATCCTCGACGTCGCAGCGGAAGGCAACCGCACCGACGCCGTCGCCGAGCAGCTCAACGCCTTCGCCGCCGTCGTGGGCAAGAGCGCCGACCTGTCGGACGTGCTGCTCAACCCCGCCTACAGCCGCGCCCAGCGCAGCAGCGTGGTGGAAGCGCTGCTCCAGGCCATGCCTGCCCCCGCGGAGCCCGCGCTCGCCAACGCGGTGCGCCTGCTGGTGGACCGCAACCGCCTGGGCTACCTGCCCGACATCGCCCGGCTCTACCGCGACATGGCGGACGCCCGCGCGGGCCGCGTCCGGGGTCAGGTCACCAGTGCCGTCCCGCTCTCCGCGGACGCCGTCGCCCAGCTCCAGCAGTCGCTCCAGCAGCTCACCCAGCGCAACGTCGTGCTGGAGACCAAGGTGGACCCCGCCCTGCTCGGCGGTGTGGCCGCCCAGGTCGGTGGCACCCTCTACGACGGCTCCCTGCGCACGCAGCTCGAGCAGATGCGCCGCGAGCTGAAGTAA
- a CDS encoding Hsp70 family protein, giving the protein MQEPVIGIDLGTTNSVVATVEDGRPRLIPSRSGGRLTPSVVGLTRAGDRLVGQPAQALGEEHPDAVVWATKRFLGRRYTPELVQQAKAVVPYPLVAGPTGDVRVKLSGRVLPATQVSAFILGELRLDAQAHFGRDVRKCVITVPANFDDNQRQATREAAAIAGLEVVRLVNEPTAAALAYGLSRGFEGSALVFDLGGGTFDVSILDVKAGVFEVKATGGDHALGGEDFDQRIVQWLLAQVEDPFQEAVSKDAQSLRRLKVAAEAAKRELTESEEALISVSGLGDHTAGVKRFTEINTALTRSFFETLSEPLSRRCLDVCKSVMAEARMDPRSVDVVLLVGGMTRVPLVRRLVADFFGRAPSTDVHPDEAVALGAAVQADELVRQAGQALLLDVASQSLGVGVMGGRVKRLIPKNTGVPVVARDIFFPGTSGQSEARIPVYQGESEFQDENHKLGEVVLKNLHVANRGETPLEVVFELSGEGILAVKATDLTSGNMELVRLEARAGLPQGEAEKLGQEQSNYAQAQGVVDARKAEETFRKLLERGEKLARLLQQSARENPSPEAESAVGTVQQLLVGGKDALAAGDAAQCALIARQLTKLLSGRAEPRG; this is encoded by the coding sequence ATGCAAGAACCTGTCATCGGCATCGACCTGGGCACCACCAACAGCGTCGTCGCGACCGTGGAAGACGGCCGTCCGCGCCTCATCCCCTCGCGCTCGGGAGGACGCCTCACGCCCTCGGTGGTGGGCCTCACCCGGGCGGGCGACCGCCTGGTGGGGCAGCCAGCCCAGGCGCTGGGGGAGGAGCACCCGGACGCGGTGGTGTGGGCCACCAAGCGCTTCCTGGGACGCCGCTACACGCCGGAGCTGGTGCAGCAGGCGAAGGCGGTGGTGCCGTACCCGCTGGTGGCCGGCCCCACGGGCGACGTGCGCGTGAAGCTGTCCGGCCGCGTGCTGCCGGCGACGCAGGTGTCCGCCTTCATCCTGGGCGAGCTGCGCCTGGACGCGCAGGCGCACTTCGGGCGCGACGTGCGCAAGTGCGTCATCACCGTCCCCGCGAACTTCGACGACAACCAGCGCCAGGCCACGCGAGAGGCGGCGGCCATCGCGGGGCTGGAGGTGGTGCGGCTGGTCAACGAGCCCACCGCGGCGGCGCTGGCGTACGGCCTGTCGCGCGGCTTCGAGGGCAGCGCGCTGGTGTTCGACCTGGGCGGCGGCACCTTCGACGTGTCCATCCTGGACGTGAAGGCGGGCGTCTTCGAGGTGAAGGCGACGGGCGGCGACCACGCGCTGGGCGGCGAGGACTTCGATCAGCGCATCGTCCAGTGGCTGCTGGCGCAGGTGGAGGACCCCTTCCAGGAGGCGGTCTCCAAGGACGCGCAGTCGCTGCGGCGCTTGAAGGTGGCGGCGGAGGCGGCCAAGCGCGAGCTGACCGAGTCCGAGGAGGCCCTCATCTCCGTGTCCGGCCTGGGCGACCACACGGCGGGCGTGAAGCGCTTCACCGAAATCAACACCGCGCTCACGCGCAGCTTCTTCGAGACGCTCTCCGAGCCGCTGTCGCGCCGCTGCCTGGACGTCTGCAAGAGCGTGATGGCGGAGGCGCGGATGGATCCGCGCTCGGTGGACGTGGTGCTGCTGGTGGGCGGGATGACCCGCGTGCCGCTGGTGCGCCGGCTGGTGGCGGACTTCTTCGGCCGCGCGCCCTCCACGGACGTGCACCCGGACGAGGCCGTGGCGCTGGGCGCCGCGGTGCAGGCGGACGAGCTGGTCCGCCAGGCGGGGCAGGCGCTGCTGCTGGACGTGGCCAGTCAGAGCCTGGGCGTGGGCGTGATGGGCGGCCGGGTGAAGCGGCTCATCCCCAAGAACACGGGCGTGCCGGTGGTGGCGCGCGACATCTTCTTCCCGGGCACCTCCGGCCAGTCCGAGGCGCGCATCCCCGTGTACCAGGGGGAGAGCGAGTTCCAGGACGAGAACCACAAGCTGGGCGAGGTGGTCCTCAAGAACCTGCACGTCGCCAACCGCGGGGAGACGCCGCTGGAGGTCGTCTTCGAGTTGTCCGGCGAGGGCATCCTCGCGGTGAAGGCCACCGACCTGACCTCCGGCAACATGGAGCTGGTGCGCCTGGAGGCGCGGGCCGGCCTGCCGCAGGGCGAGGCGGAGAAGCTGGGCCAGGAGCAGTCCAACTACGCCCAGGCGCAGGGCGTGGTGGACGCGCGCAAGGCGGAGGAGACCTTCCGCAAGCTCCTGGAGCGCGGGGAGAAGCTGGCCCGGCTGCTCCAGCAGAGCGCCCGGGAGAACCCCAGCCCGGAGGCCGAGTCGGCCGTGGGCACCGTGCAGCAGCTCCTGGTGGGCGGCAAGGACGCGCTGGCCGCCGGTGACGCCGCGCAGTGCGCCCTCATTGCCCGTCAGCTCACGAAGTTGCTGTCCGGCCGCGCGGAGCCCCGCGGCTGA